A genome region from Setaria italica strain Yugu1 chromosome III, Setaria_italica_v2.0, whole genome shotgun sequence includes the following:
- the LOC101775092 gene encoding uncharacterized protein LOC101775092 has product MSEFVRSRYDKQEDFQVLLSKKDPGESPQHKHYLWMAHWTKASSSAEPQNNNISNPLEDINKGSTTKHSETLPYEFMKSTVAERLMVGVSRGSASMQHAQQFNSSMWGVAHHVCNELGAKNNEQVDESFEKSMKKNAVNLRAREVVSEAFSVHKLSELPLDFQKLGSSEDPSSDWSHFPMFEINRKIDNILNPKRRSELGPASLNLNMSTSHVMALSSQEYMMNSQRIADDNMEMCKSARGFASRIEDPAGLNSDPSGKKLKRKLLDTMSCSCSKNDNDSSDCPIDDQHTSHHFAKAKQELPCASNEKKFMFAANNDSRIVSSAFHNLETRRSAVLEQQNDAEAMFCAPVLGREFQNEPITISNNRKKDVENLHETYKSRGKAVSCCLQPYERQHLKTQRTESAANLKGCILPDQSANKFTEKSKSNGELLTHGPKSTEMYTGSCNRRGPCLFEKLTIPSKSQSAHPKNSASSGKSSGFGVCMYGTNIGSQLFGAQNQSSAKTETLYSDTLIRSKSSAGIASLPAQKDYGCPDEAKSEQLATPPRRGDSRFSKDDRFHNVNEHHDVSSKATIASKQSCMPGTRITNLDLILSQMSRMRNQISSGMVQPPIGAEPSDRWLKRLQLDISDPDIPGSKRPKIGDSPPLGETKCLFDMALPCNKIDGEMIGCAKEDQGLDEGNNELQDKQERTSVPAKSMNSWIGRWCQGGTSVFHEDLGQGRQERKPDQPSEELEGQFPSIAAMAMMGRVMNKLRPCEHQKKGPFVVWKTD; this is encoded by the exons ATGTCGGAATTCGTCAGGAGTAGATATGATAAGCAAGAAGATTTTCAAGTTCTGTTGAGCAAGAAAGATCCTGGAGAATCACCTCAACACAAGCATTACCTGTGGATGGCACACTGGACCAAGGCAAGCAGCAGTGCAGAACCCCAAAATAACAATATCAGCAACCCTTTGGAGGATATCAACAAGGGCAGTACAACAAAACACAGTGAGACTTTGCCTTATGAATTCATGAAATCTACAGTAGCTGAAAGGCTCATGGTAGGAGTAAGCCGTGGAAGTGCCTCCATGCAGCATGCCCAACAATTCAATTCTAGCATGTGGGGTGTGGCACATCATGTTTGCAATGAATTGGGAGCAAAGAATAATGAACAGGTTGATGAGTCTTTTGaaaaatccatgaagaagaaTGCTGTGAACTTACGTGCTAGGGAAGTTGTGTCAGAAGCATTTTCTGTTCACAAGCTTTCAGAGTTACCATTGGATTTTCAGAAACTTGGGAGCTCAGAGGATCCAAGTTCAGATTGGAGCCACTTTCCTATGTTCGAAATTAATCGAAAGATTGACAACATACTCAACCCAAAACGAAGGTCTGAACTTGGTCCTGCATCTCTGAATCTAAATATGTCTACATCTCATGTTATGGCACTATCATCACAGGAATATATGATGAACTCACAACGAATAGCTGATGATAATATGGAAATGTGCAAATCTGCAAGAGGCTTTGCATCTCGCATAGAAGATCCTGCTGGCCTTAACTCAGATCCTTCAGGGAAAAAGTTAAAAAGAAAATTATTGGATACAATGTCATGTTCTTGCAGCAAGAATGACAACGACTCATCAGATTGTCCAATAGATGATCAGCATACAAGCCACcattttgcaaaagcaaagcaaGAGCTACCCTGTGCATCTAATGAAAAAAAGTTCATGTTTGCAGCAAACAATGACAGCCGAATTGTTTCAAGTGCGTTCCACAATCTGGAGACAAGAAGATCTGCTGTCCTTGAACAACAAAATGATGCAGAGGCCATGTTCTGTGCACCAGTACTTGGTAGAGAGTTTCAGAATGAACCAATAACTatatctaacaacagaaagaaGGATGTTGAAAATTTGCATGAGACGTATAAATCTCGTGGCAAGGCTGTTTCATGTTGTTTACAACCTTATGAGCGGCAGCATCTGAAAACACAGAGAACGGAATCTGCAGCAAATTTGAAAGGCTGCATCTTACCTGATCAAAGTGCAAACAAATTCACAGAAAAGAGTAAGAGTAATGGTGAGCTGCTGACACATGGACCAAAGTCAACGGAAATGTATACTGGTTCTTGTAACCGACGAGGACCCTGTTTATTTGAAAAGTTAACAATTCCTTCCAAGTCACAAAGTGCGCATCCTAAAAATTCTGCGTCTTCAGGAAAATCTAGTGGCTTTGGAGTTTGTATGTACGGCACCAATATCGGCAGTCAGCTATTTGGAGCACAGAATCAATCTTCAGCTAAGACTGAAACACTGTACAGTGATACTCTTATTCGGTCGAAATCCTCAGCAG gCATTGCTTCATTGCCGGCACAAAAG GACTACGGTTGCCCAGATGAAGCAAAAAGTGAGCAGCTGGCGACTCCTCCACGAAGAGGAGATTCACGATTCAGTAAAGATGACAGATTCCATAATGTGAATGAACATCATGATGTTTCGTCCAAAGCTACTATTGCCAGTAAGCAATCATGCATGCCTGGAACAAGAATCACAAACCTAGATCTCATCCTATCCCAAATGAGCAGAATGAGAAATCAAATTTCTAGTGGTATGGTTCAACCACCAATAGGCGCTGAGCCAAGTGATAGATGGCTGAAGCGCCTACAGCTTGATATATCAGATCCTGACATCCCTGGTTCCAAGAGGCCAAAAATAGGAGACAGTCCTCCACTCGGGGAAACAAAATGTTTGTTTGACATGGCGCTTCCTTGCAACAAGATTGATGGCGAAATGATTGGTTGTGCCAAGGAGGACCAGGGCTTGGATGAAGGGAATAATGAACTCCAAGACAAGCAAGAAAGAACCTCAGTTCCAGCAAAGAGTATGAATAGTTGGATAGGAAGATGGTGCCAGGGCGGCACTTCTGTTTTTCATGAAGACCTAGGCCAGGGAAGGCAAGAAAGAAAACCTGACCAGCCATCTGAAGAACTTGAAGGACAGTTCCCGAGCATCGCGGCTATGGCGATGATGGGGCGAGTGATGAACAAGCTTCGGCCCTGCGAGCATCAGAAGAAGGGGCCATTTGTGGTGTGGAAGACAGATTGA